In one window of Acetonema longum DSM 6540 DNA:
- a CDS encoding peptidylprolyl isomerase, with translation MYFVKKRFRLMALFLLLTLLVFTIACAGNQAAPQPENKPAPSAAVPAAAENPTAVFTTSMGTFIVELFVDKVPATANNFIALAEKKFYDGQIFHRVIDSFMIQGGDPKGNGTGGPGYSILDEFHPQLRHDGPGVLSMANAGPNTGGSQFFITLVPTSWLDGKHAVFGRVVSGMEVVQAIGKTPTGPMDKPKQDVVIQSVVIQK, from the coding sequence ATGTACTTTGTTAAAAAACGCTTTAGGCTTATGGCGCTATTTTTGCTGCTTACCCTCTTAGTATTTACCATTGCTTGCGCCGGCAATCAGGCAGCGCCGCAACCCGAGAACAAACCCGCTCCGTCGGCGGCCGTCCCGGCTGCGGCGGAAAACCCAACAGCCGTATTCACAACCTCTATGGGGACTTTTATAGTTGAGCTGTTTGTGGACAAGGTTCCCGCTACAGCCAATAATTTTATCGCGCTGGCGGAAAAAAAATTCTATGACGGCCAAATTTTTCACCGGGTGATTGACAGTTTTATGATTCAGGGCGGGGACCCCAAAGGCAACGGCACGGGTGGACCGGGCTACAGCATCCTGGACGAGTTCCACCCCCAGCTTCGCCATGATGGGCCGGGAGTGCTGTCCATGGCCAATGCCGGACCCAATACCGGTGGTTCACAGTTCTTTATCACCCTGGTTCCTACTTCCTGGCTGGATGGCAAACATGCCGTATTCGGACGGGTGGTTTCCGGTATGGAGGTAGTTCAGGCCATCGGCAAGACACCTACCGGCCCCATGGACAAACCGAAGCAGGATGTGGTCATCCAGTCCGTGGTCATCCAGAAATGA